A genomic region of Gossypium hirsutum isolate 1008001.06 chromosome D01, Gossypium_hirsutum_v2.1, whole genome shotgun sequence contains the following coding sequences:
- the LOC107922449 gene encoding probable WRKY transcription factor 75 — protein MENFQGFLTTSSLLGYGEFQSGKGSMEEMEGGAENKTFAGLLGTAKKKGDHKRIRKPRYAFQTRSKVDILDDGYRWRKYGQKAVKNNKFPRSYYRCTHQGCNVKKQIQRLTKDEGMVVTTYEGMHSHPIQNSNDNFEHILSQMQIYTTSF, from the exons ATGGAAAATTTTCAGGGATTTTTGACAACTTCATCCTTGCTTggttatggtgaatttcaaagtGGGAAGGGATCGATGGAAGAGATGGAGGGTGGGGCTGAGAACAAAACCTTTGCTGGGTTGCTTGGGACTGCGAAGAAGAAAGGAGACCATAAAAGGATAAGAAAGCCAAGATATGCTTTCCAAACTAGAAGCAAAGTTGATATACTTGATGATGGCTATAGATGGAGAAAATATGGCCAGAAAGCAGTCAAGAACAACAAATTCCCTAG AAGTTATTATCGATGTACGCATCAAGGATGCAATGTGAAAAAACAAATTCAAAGGTTAACAAAAGATGAAGGAATGGTGGTGACAACTTATGAAGGCATGCATTCCCATCCCATTCAAAATTCTAATGACAACTTTGAGCATATCTTAAGCCAGATGCAGATCTACACTACTTCCTTTTAA